From Oenococcus sicerae, the proteins below share one genomic window:
- a CDS encoding lipopolysaccharide biosynthesis protein → MQEIKRQFKQGVVYTAIGQYAGVIANFAVTIVLSRLLGPKTYGVLNIILVFLPFFQLLSELGIGPAIVQSHELNDRDYSSLFKILTFWSLIIGAVFGLLGIPVSYFYNDKIYLLLSWMLAPNLILSMMSVVPLSLLQKRQEFKHINITGLLAYLIGGTTGIVTAFLGFGVYSLILTSLIPAFVNFIAYFHFSKLKILKGLDKRALKKIRDFSTYQFEFGIINYFSRNLDNLLVGKFFGQTALGNYGKSYQMITYPNNIFTNVIVPVMQPVLANYQEDVATIKKVYLKVLRFLLIVGIPLSVYLSSNSELIIRFLFGHKWDGAIIPFQILSLTTWIQLITTTIGGIYQSRNMTKTLMKTGLISTAITISFITIGILAGNIDRLALFVAINFYVTFAFNFYVLMKVALKSSILQILKLMIKPLIIAAVAFLGVLAWNLLNIQITNIFLELLIVSIIFWGIDLIGLIITKEINFVLNIVFKK, encoded by the coding sequence ATGCAGGAAATTAAACGACAATTCAAACAGGGCGTCGTCTATACGGCAATTGGTCAGTATGCGGGTGTTATTGCAAATTTTGCAGTCACGATTGTTTTATCTCGCCTACTAGGGCCTAAAACCTATGGCGTTCTAAATATTATTTTGGTATTCCTGCCCTTTTTTCAACTGCTTTCTGAGCTGGGCATTGGGCCAGCTATTGTTCAAAGCCACGAACTAAACGACCGTGATTATTCATCTTTATTCAAAATTCTTACTTTTTGGTCATTGATCATTGGTGCAGTCTTTGGTTTATTGGGAATTCCAGTCAGTTATTTTTATAATGATAAAATTTATCTTTTATTAAGCTGGATGTTGGCGCCTAATTTGATTTTATCAATGATGTCAGTCGTGCCTTTATCTTTGCTACAAAAAAGACAAGAGTTCAAGCACATTAACATAACAGGCCTCTTAGCTTATCTGATTGGTGGTACGACAGGAATTGTGACCGCTTTTCTTGGTTTTGGCGTCTACTCGCTGATCCTTACTAGCCTGATACCAGCCTTTGTCAACTTCATTGCTTATTTTCATTTTTCCAAACTAAAAATTCTAAAAGGACTTGATAAACGAGCTCTTAAGAAGATTCGTGATTTTTCAACCTATCAATTTGAATTTGGCATCATTAACTACTTTTCTCGAAATCTTGATAATTTATTAGTCGGTAAATTTTTTGGCCAAACAGCCTTGGGAAATTATGGCAAGTCCTATCAGATGATCACGTATCCGAATAATATTTTTACCAATGTGATTGTTCCGGTGATGCAGCCTGTCTTAGCTAACTATCAGGAAGATGTCGCCACGATCAAAAAAGTTTATTTAAAGGTACTGCGCTTTTTGTTGATTGTTGGGATACCCTTGTCAGTGTATTTATCGAGCAACTCAGAACTAATTATTCGTTTTTTGTTTGGCCACAAATGGGATGGGGCTATTATTCCTTTTCAGATTTTATCGCTGACCACTTGGATTCAATTAATCACCACGACGATTGGCGGTATCTATCAGTCTCGCAATATGACGAAGACTTTGATGAAGACCGGTCTTATTTCTACGGCGATCACGATCTCATTTATCACGATTGGCATTCTTGCCGGTAACATTGATCGTTTGGCTTTGTTTGTGGCGATTAATTTTTATGTGACCTTTGCTTTCAATTTTTACGTCTTAATGAAGGTCGCACTCAAATCTTCAATTTTGCAGATTTTGAAATTAATGATCAAACCTTTAATCATCGCAGCTGTGGCTTTTCTAGGTGTTTTGGCTTGGAAT
- a CDS encoding glycosyltransferase, which translates to MTKKILFVVNDLNIGGLQRVVSIIADALNALDDFESSIFIVRRNIPQFYSVESKLFYPRQAPNFLEKIDRKFCSLRNRFDENVSNQANQFLTVEKFLISSLLAKISKNNFDTVILTADYTAYAPFIKKAFPNLRVISWMHNNFDVYMDNYFKNIKQEFINGLQASDLVVSLTAYDAEHFAKYNSHSVEIANPVTIENPKGTISNLQKHVISWVGRTSDWQHKGTDYLLKIAAQLPDDWVISIAGDKDPLKMINVLDASDIQRAQQKLVYVGSLKGEALANHYVASSIFLMTSRWEGFGLVMAEAMSFGLPLVAFDQTGARSVTRDGEYGQLVKLGDVAEMNHQLSRLIGSQKLREQWQKKSLLRVQNYLLKEVIQKWVNILK; encoded by the coding sequence GTGACTAAAAAGATTTTATTTGTGGTCAATGATCTAAACATTGGTGGCCTGCAACGGGTCGTTTCGATCATTGCGGATGCTTTGAATGCCTTAGATGACTTTGAATCCTCTATTTTTATTGTGCGTAGAAATATTCCTCAGTTTTATTCAGTGGAATCCAAACTTTTTTATCCAAGACAAGCTCCTAATTTTTTGGAAAAAATTGATCGTAAATTCTGTTCTTTAAGAAATAGATTTGACGAAAATGTTTCGAACCAAGCAAATCAATTTTTAACAGTCGAAAAATTTTTAATTAGTTCTCTGTTGGCGAAGATATCAAAGAATAATTTTGATACTGTCATTCTTACTGCAGACTATACGGCCTATGCACCTTTTATCAAGAAGGCTTTCCCTAATTTACGGGTCATCTCTTGGATGCATAATAACTTCGATGTTTACATGGACAACTATTTCAAGAATATCAAACAGGAATTTATTAATGGCCTGCAAGCATCGGATCTAGTTGTCTCGCTCACTGCATATGATGCTGAGCATTTTGCAAAGTATAATTCCCATTCAGTAGAAATTGCCAATCCGGTGACAATCGAGAACCCTAAGGGGACTATTTCAAATCTGCAAAAACATGTCATTTCATGGGTTGGCCGGACCTCTGATTGGCAGCACAAAGGTACCGATTACTTACTTAAAATTGCCGCACAATTACCTGATGACTGGGTTATTTCTATAGCAGGGGACAAAGACCCGCTGAAAATGATTAATGTTTTAGATGCCAGCGACATCCAAAGAGCGCAACAAAAGCTTGTCTATGTTGGTTCACTTAAAGGCGAGGCTCTAGCTAATCACTATGTAGCCAGTTCAATTTTTTTAATGACCTCTAGATGGGAAGGCTTTGGTTTAGTTATGGCCGAGGCCATGAGTTTTGGATTGCCATTGGTTGCTTTTGATCAAACTGGTGCTAGATCCGTGACGCGAGATGGTGAGTATGGCCAATTGGTCAAATTGGGTGATGTGGCTGAAATGAACCATCAGCTGTCTCGGCTAATTGGTAGTCAAAAGCTACGTGAACAATGGCAAAAAAAGTCTTTGTTACGTGTTCAAAACTATCTTTTGAAAGAAGTTATCCAAAAATGGGTTAACATTTTAAAATAA
- a CDS encoding nucleotide sugar dehydrogenase, with amino-acid sequence MKIAVIGTGYVGLSLATLLSQENDVVALDIIKEKVELINQHISPIVDKEITDYLTTKPLHLKATLDAQQAIPGADFVIIATPTNYDAQTNRFDTSSVQAAIKETLALNSTAWIVVKSTIPVGFIDQVKAQYQSDQIFFSPEFLREGTALYDNLYPSRIVVGSLTEAGKTFAGLLQAAAIKADVPTLFTTSEEAEAIKLFSNTYLAMRVAYFNELDTYAESKSLNAARIIQGVGMDPRIGDFYNNPSFGYGGYCLPKDSKQLLASYQGVPQNLMTAIVRSNDTRKQFIADQVLARHPKVVGVYKLAMKKGSDNFRQSSILDVMSKLEASGVKVIIYEPTLSQPTFQDSPLIKDLASFKAQSDVVIANRVTDEIKDVLEKVYTRDQWKRA; translated from the coding sequence ATGAAAATTGCAGTTATTGGAACTGGTTATGTCGGCTTATCACTGGCAACCTTATTGTCACAAGAAAACGATGTTGTGGCTTTGGATATTATCAAAGAAAAGGTTGAGCTGATCAACCAGCATATCAGTCCGATCGTTGATAAAGAGATCACGGACTATTTGACGACCAAACCCTTGCATTTAAAAGCCACCCTGGATGCTCAACAAGCCATTCCCGGAGCTGACTTTGTGATTATCGCCACGCCAACGAATTATGATGCGCAGACCAATCGTTTTGATACCAGCAGTGTGCAGGCAGCCATCAAAGAAACGCTGGCCTTAAACTCGACTGCCTGGATCGTGGTCAAGTCCACGATCCCAGTTGGCTTTATTGATCAGGTCAAAGCCCAGTACCAATCCGATCAGATCTTCTTTTCCCCAGAATTCTTAAGAGAAGGCACGGCGCTATACGATAACCTCTATCCCAGCCGCATTGTCGTTGGTTCCTTAACTGAGGCTGGCAAGACCTTTGCTGGTTTGCTGCAAGCCGCTGCTATCAAAGCGGATGTGCCGACCTTATTTACGACTAGTGAAGAAGCCGAAGCGATTAAGCTCTTCTCCAATACTTACTTAGCCATGCGGGTGGCTTACTTTAATGAATTAGACACCTATGCTGAAAGCAAGTCGTTAAATGCGGCTCGGATCATCCAAGGAGTGGGCATGGATCCTAGGATCGGCGACTTTTACAATAACCCGAGTTTTGGCTATGGTGGTTACTGCCTACCTAAAGATTCCAAACAACTCTTAGCTTCCTATCAAGGCGTTCCTCAGAACTTGATGACGGCCATTGTCCGGTCTAACGATACAAGAAAACAGTTTATCGCCGATCAAGTCCTGGCTAGACATCCCAAGGTCGTCGGTGTCTATAAGCTGGCCATGAAAAAGGGCTCAGACAACTTTCGTCAGTCTTCGATCCTGGATGTTATGAGCAAGTTAGAAGCCAGCGGCGTTAAGGTGATCATCTATGAACCGACCTTAAGCCAGCCCACTTTTCAAGATAGCCCCTTGATCAAAGACTTAGCCAGCTTTAAAGCTCAAAGCGATGTCGTGATTGCCAACCGTGTCACTGATGAGATCAAAGATGTCTTAGAGAAGGTGTATACCAGAGATCAATGGAAAAGGGCGTAA